A single genomic interval of Asinibacterium sp. OR53 harbors:
- a CDS encoding glycoside hydrolase family 32 protein has translation MKNHIRIPALLMVIVTTLSSQAQSTYQEPHRPQIHFSPKEKWMNDPNGMLYYKGTYHLFYQYYPGAMVWGPMHWGHATSTDLMHWQHQPVALYPDSLGYIFSGSAVVDEHNTTGFGTGGQTPLVAIFTHHDTAALRAKRNDYQHQSLAYSLDDGKTWTKYAGNPVLKNPGITDSRDPKVMWYEPQHKWIMTLATKDCISFFSSPNLKEWTKESEFGKAFGAHGGVWECPDLFTLADEHGKQHWVLIVNLNPGGPNGGSATQYFVGNFNGHQFTPVDTRTRWIDYGPDEYAGVTWSNTGSERIFLGWMSNWNYANVVPTSPWRSAMTIPRVLSLKQVKQEWLVASAPVSAMHVIEKKPVVKSQLAVHSSIDLTQSLGIDGQPFRLQLEADKAEDLSLVLFNEAGEQVEIGYDALSHQYYIDRSRSGEIDFKKGFAGRHTAPRFSQAAGIKLDFVVDRSSVELFADGGLSVMTEIFFPHQPYHRLAVKASKDLIIKKLVHTPLKSTW, from the coding sequence ATGAAGAACCATATTCGGATACCTGCTTTGTTGATGGTCATAGTTACCACCTTGTCATCGCAGGCGCAGTCCACCTACCAGGAACCACACCGCCCGCAGATCCATTTCTCTCCCAAAGAAAAATGGATGAACGATCCCAATGGAATGTTGTACTACAAAGGCACTTACCATCTTTTTTACCAGTACTATCCCGGTGCAATGGTATGGGGTCCTATGCACTGGGGGCATGCTACCAGCACTGACCTTATGCATTGGCAACATCAGCCGGTTGCGTTGTATCCAGATAGCCTGGGGTATATTTTCTCGGGCAGTGCCGTAGTGGACGAACACAATACCACTGGATTTGGAACCGGTGGGCAAACGCCACTCGTTGCCATCTTCACACACCATGATACAGCGGCACTGCGTGCAAAGAGAAACGATTATCAACATCAAAGCCTGGCATACAGTCTGGACGATGGCAAGACCTGGACCAAATATGCAGGCAACCCCGTGTTGAAGAATCCCGGCATCACTGATTCCCGCGATCCGAAAGTGATGTGGTATGAACCGCAACACAAATGGATCATGACACTAGCCACCAAAGATTGCATCAGCTTTTTCTCTTCACCCAATTTAAAAGAGTGGACCAAAGAAAGCGAGTTTGGTAAAGCGTTTGGAGCACATGGCGGTGTTTGGGAATGTCCCGATCTGTTTACATTAGCTGATGAGCATGGCAAACAACATTGGGTACTGATCGTGAATCTGAATCCCGGAGGTCCTAATGGAGGTTCTGCCACGCAATATTTTGTTGGGAACTTCAACGGTCATCAATTCACACCCGTTGATACCCGCACCAGGTGGATCGATTACGGGCCGGATGAATACGCAGGTGTTACCTGGTCCAACACCGGTTCAGAAAGAATTTTCCTGGGCTGGATGAGTAACTGGAACTATGCCAATGTAGTACCCACTTCCCCTTGGAGAAGTGCTATGACCATCCCACGTGTATTAAGTTTGAAACAGGTAAAACAGGAATGGCTGGTGGCATCGGCACCTGTATCTGCCATGCATGTTATTGAAAAGAAGCCGGTAGTGAAAAGTCAGTTGGCCGTTCATTCCAGTATCGATCTTACCCAATCGCTGGGTATCGATGGGCAACCTTTCCGGTTGCAACTGGAGGCAGATAAAGCCGAGGATCTTTCACTGGTATTGTTCAATGAAGCAGGTGAGCAAGTAGAGATTGGTTATGATGCCCTGTCTCATCAATATTATATTGATCGCTCACGTTCGGGCGAAATAGATTTCAAAAAGGGTTTCGCCGGAAGGCATACAGCGCCACGCTTCAGCCAGGCTGCCGGCATAAAGCTGGACTTCGTAGTTGATAGGAGTTCGGTAGAATTGTTTGCCGATGGAGGGCTGAGTGTAATGACAGAGATATTCTTCCCTCACCAGCCCTATCACCGGCTGGCGGTGAAAGCTTCCAAAGACCTCATTATTAAAAAATTGGTACATACCCCGTTGAAAAGTACCTGGTAA
- a CDS encoding RagB/SusD family nutrient uptake outer membrane protein, translating into MKTKIILSSTVLSGLLLLGSCKKALDYTPTGVLSSTDLTSPTAVEGLVTAAYAAIGNGDMIGPIYSNWAYGSVRSDDAYKGGGGTSDVGEIDAMEHYNLVAPTMGAFVSRTWQNLFKSISRANVAIRAVNAIPDASFPNKKIRLAELKFLRAHSYFTMKRLYKNIPIFDETATDADILKTSNNLKNDDSWNKIAADFQYAIDNLPVSQPELGRANKLAAQAYLAKLKLYQAYEQDDKHQVININKTRLQEVVALTQAVISSGKYALSADIGDNFLAETKNGPESIFAIQFSINDGTTNGRLAFEDGLNYPHGAPQYGCCGFHAASQNLVNAHTTDINGLPNFDNFNNSIADLSTATVDPRLDHTVGIDGHPYKYDNTRPFSNSWVRDPGVYGNFHTMRHQQLANSPFYLKLGPFMGTALNEDVLRYDDILLIQAEAYIELGQQNNALPLINQLRVRAAASTGRLKKADGTFPSKYNIQPYPATGWTQDYARKALQWERRLEFATEGSRFFDLVRWGIAEPTLNAYIAVEKNRRSFLATAKFTAGRDEYLPIPQSEITFTNGLYKQNPGY; encoded by the coding sequence ATGAAAACTAAAATAATATTATCATCCACCGTTTTATCAGGTCTCTTGTTATTGGGTTCCTGTAAAAAAGCGCTGGACTATACACCAACAGGCGTATTATCATCTACAGACCTCACATCACCCACTGCTGTGGAAGGCTTGGTAACAGCCGCTTATGCCGCTATTGGCAATGGCGATATGATCGGTCCCATCTATAGTAACTGGGCTTATGGCAGCGTTCGTTCAGACGACGCATACAAAGGCGGTGGCGGAACCAGTGATGTTGGTGAAATCGACGCCATGGAACATTATAACCTGGTAGCGCCTACCATGGGCGCTTTCGTTTCCCGCACCTGGCAAAACCTGTTCAAATCCATTTCAAGGGCCAATGTAGCCATACGCGCCGTGAATGCCATCCCCGATGCCAGCTTCCCTAACAAGAAAATCCGTTTGGCCGAACTGAAGTTCCTGCGGGCGCATAGTTATTTTACGATGAAGCGCCTGTACAAAAACATTCCCATTTTCGATGAGACTGCCACCGATGCAGATATCCTGAAGACCTCCAATAATCTGAAGAACGATGATTCCTGGAATAAGATCGCGGCCGATTTTCAATATGCGATTGACAATTTACCTGTATCGCAACCAGAACTCGGCAGGGCCAACAAACTGGCAGCACAGGCTTACCTGGCAAAACTAAAATTATACCAGGCTTACGAGCAGGACGACAAACACCAGGTGATCAACATCAACAAAACCAGGCTGCAGGAAGTAGTGGCCTTAACACAGGCAGTGATCTCATCGGGTAAATATGCTTTGAGCGCAGATATCGGTGATAACTTTTTAGCTGAAACCAAGAACGGACCCGAGTCTATTTTTGCGATCCAGTTCAGCATCAATGATGGTACCACCAACGGCCGGTTGGCTTTTGAAGATGGTTTGAATTATCCGCACGGTGCGCCACAGTATGGTTGTTGTGGTTTCCATGCTGCGAGTCAGAACCTGGTCAATGCGCATACAACAGATATCAATGGTTTGCCCAATTTTGATAATTTCAATAATAGCATCGCTGATCTCAGCACGGCAACAGTAGATCCCCGCCTGGATCATACCGTTGGCATCGATGGACATCCTTACAAATACGATAATACCAGGCCTTTTAGTAACAGCTGGGTACGCGATCCGGGTGTGTATGGAAACTTCCATACTATGCGTCACCAACAGCTGGCGAACAGTCCGTTTTACCTGAAGCTCGGGCCATTCATGGGCACTGCATTGAATGAAGATGTGCTTCGCTACGATGATATTTTATTGATACAGGCAGAAGCTTATATTGAACTGGGACAACAAAACAATGCTTTGCCATTGATCAACCAGCTCAGGGTAAGAGCGGCAGCCAGCACAGGAAGACTTAAAAAAGCCGATGGTACTTTCCCGTCCAAATACAATATCCAACCTTATCCTGCCACCGGCTGGACCCAGGATTATGCACGCAAAGCATTGCAATGGGAAAGAAGGCTGGAGTTTGCAACGGAAGGATCCCGCTTCTTTGATCTTGTACGCTGGGGTATTGCTGAACCAACATTGAATGCCTATATCGCTGTTGAAAAAAACAGGAGGTCTTTTTTAGCAACAGCAAAATTCACTGCAGGCCGCGACGAGTATTTGCCAATCCCTCAATCGGAGATTACATTTACCAACGGTTTATATAAACAAAACCCCGGGTACTGA
- a CDS encoding BamA/TamA family outer membrane protein, whose translation MYLNGKRISLFSLFSLLFLLALFCSCAKQNYPIGRPFVYSNKVILNGNLSKDEKNRLTTDLENYWDDSLKSRKVRQFFFFDRIKNPPVFDSTNIIRSISFMNAYLNSQGYYYARFKDSVNIDTFKDQLRTNIQMIIEAGKNVTIDSVSYTLSDSNLQRLTRKQEKNSLLKKGNPYSKGIISSELDRLVSLYRQNGYFRFTRDNIYAQVDSTDARLLALTLDPFQQAKLIAEAAKHRKENPAWDIDIRQRPVTDSAVIKPFYIANNYYYPETRSGDVTDSLIAQHGLGFYEIRRKEGILRYKKGLFNYRPLREHTYLRRGDLYNEDSYLKSINNLGQIGAWQQVDVTPVVRGKDSIDLYYFLIPAVKQSFTVDLETSLNRADIISGNTWGVSTNFSYHNKNVWKQAIQSVTTLRTGVELNLFSQTSDRLVQTFLLSLGHTYAFPRLIQPFKNWKALKALDNKRTLLSINGSYVDRRDIYRLRSLVTSFGYEWKVQKRNGDNLWLYKPLNLELYGIDKLDSLRKLIAINPFLRASFNEGNVLSQSLTLYRSVSNPNNKNKSHFIRLGVEEAGGLFGMIPDLTNNIYRYIKAEAEYKQSTKMGKTELAYRGFIGAGYNYGNDSAIGRTLPFFKQFIAGGPYSMRAWALRQLGPGSSLSSDTITTSRYHDRFGDMQIEANIEYRFPLTTIAGFKIGSALYADIGNIWNIKNNSADPDAQFSFSRLGRDLAIGVGTGIRIDFSYVLIRLDVAYKVKDPARLQNGGWMSLKNFEWTDTRQNGLKVDNYAFQFGINLPF comes from the coding sequence ATGTATTTGAACGGTAAACGAATATCCCTTTTCAGTCTCTTTTCACTGCTGTTTTTACTGGCGTTGTTCTGTTCCTGCGCTAAACAAAACTATCCCATCGGCCGCCCTTTTGTTTATTCCAATAAAGTAATCCTGAACGGGAATCTTTCCAAAGATGAGAAAAATAGGTTAACCACCGACCTGGAGAATTATTGGGACGACAGCTTGAAAAGCCGCAAGGTTCGCCAGTTCTTTTTCTTCGACCGTATCAAAAACCCGCCGGTCTTCGACAGCACGAATATTATCCGTTCCATTAGTTTCATGAACGCTTACCTGAACTCGCAGGGATATTATTACGCCCGTTTCAAAGACTCTGTCAACATCGATACATTCAAAGACCAGTTGCGCACCAATATCCAAATGATCATTGAAGCGGGGAAGAATGTTACCATCGATTCCGTTTCCTATACGCTCAGCGACAGCAACCTGCAACGCCTCACGCGTAAGCAGGAAAAGAACAGCCTGCTCAAAAAGGGCAACCCTTACAGCAAGGGCATCATCAGCTCTGAACTCGACAGGCTCGTAAGTCTATACCGGCAAAACGGCTACTTCAGGTTTACCCGCGACAATATTTATGCGCAGGTTGACAGTACCGATGCCAGGTTGCTGGCGCTCACCCTCGACCCTTTCCAGCAGGCAAAGCTGATTGCCGAAGCAGCCAAACACCGGAAAGAAAATCCCGCCTGGGATATAGACATACGACAGCGACCCGTGACCGATTCGGCTGTCATCAAGCCATTCTATATCGCCAACAATTATTATTATCCCGAGACCAGGTCGGGCGATGTCACAGACAGCCTGATTGCACAACACGGGCTCGGTTTTTATGAGATCAGGAGAAAAGAAGGCATTCTTCGTTATAAAAAAGGACTCTTCAATTACCGTCCGCTCAGAGAACATACTTATCTCCGGCGCGGCGATCTTTACAATGAAGACAGCTACCTCAAATCCATCAACAACCTTGGCCAGATCGGCGCCTGGCAGCAAGTAGATGTAACACCGGTGGTGAGGGGGAAAGACAGTATCGATCTCTATTATTTTCTCATACCGGCTGTTAAACAAAGTTTTACCGTAGACCTGGAAACCAGTCTCAACAGGGCCGATATCATATCGGGTAATACCTGGGGCGTTTCTACCAACTTCTCTTACCACAACAAAAATGTATGGAAACAGGCCATCCAGTCCGTCACCACCCTGCGCACGGGAGTTGAACTCAATTTATTCTCGCAAACAAGTGACCGGCTGGTGCAAACATTCTTACTCAGTCTGGGGCATACTTATGCATTTCCCCGGTTGATCCAGCCCTTCAAAAACTGGAAAGCGTTGAAAGCACTTGACAACAAAAGGACCCTGCTTTCCATCAATGGTTCTTATGTAGACAGGCGCGATATTTACCGTCTGCGTTCACTCGTAACCAGCTTTGGTTATGAATGGAAAGTGCAGAAACGTAATGGAGATAATCTTTGGCTATACAAACCATTGAACCTGGAATTATACGGTATTGACAAACTCGACAGTCTTAGAAAACTGATCGCTATCAATCCTTTCCTGCGGGCTTCTTTCAACGAAGGCAATGTGTTGAGTCAAAGTCTTACATTGTACAGATCGGTGAGCAATCCCAACAATAAAAATAAAAGCCATTTTATCCGTTTAGGGGTGGAAGAGGCAGGTGGGTTATTCGGGATGATACCTGACCTCACCAATAATATTTATCGCTACATCAAAGCAGAAGCCGAATACAAGCAGTCTACCAAAATGGGTAAAACAGAACTGGCTTACCGGGGATTCATTGGTGCCGGTTACAACTATGGAAATGATTCTGCTATCGGCAGAACATTGCCTTTCTTCAAACAGTTCATAGCTGGAGGCCCTTACAGCATGCGCGCATGGGCATTGCGGCAACTGGGTCCGGGTAGTTCTTTATCGAGTGATACGATCACCACCAGCAGGTACCACGATCGGTTTGGCGATATGCAGATAGAAGCAAACATTGAATACCGTTTCCCCCTTACGACGATCGCCGGCTTCAAGATAGGCAGTGCGTTGTATGCCGATATCGGTAATATCTGGAACATCAAAAACAACAGCGCAGATCCCGATGCACAGTTTTCATTTTCACGTCTGGGCCGCGACCTGGCTATTGGCGTGGGAACCGGTATCCGCATCGACTTCTCGTATGTGTTGATACGACTCGATGTTGCTTATAAAGTAAAAGATCCTGCGCGCTTGCAGAACGGCGGCTGGATGAGTCTCAAAAATTTTGAATGGACCGATACCAGGCAGAATGGATTGAAAGTAGACAACTATGCCTTCCAGTTCGGTATCAACCTACCCTTCTGA
- a CDS encoding RNA methyltransferase → MLSKNELKYIQSLCHKKQRQETGLFLAEGPKLVEELLHSDYRIKKILATGQWTEEHGTNHLVEQVTEAELEKISALQTPNQVLAIVEQKALVTEPVIEGRLSLVLDGIQDPGNMGTIIRIADWFGIEQIIASEDTVELYNPKVIQSTMGSFMRIKLWYKPLTHFLSTLQVPVYGALLTGNNLYEQPLLKEGVLVIGNESKGIRPELLPFINHPVTIPRIGGAESLNAAVATGILLSHLIK, encoded by the coding sequence ATGTTAAGCAAGAATGAACTCAAATATATTCAATCTTTGTGCCACAAAAAACAAAGGCAGGAGACGGGCCTTTTCCTGGCCGAAGGCCCCAAGCTGGTAGAAGAACTGTTGCACAGCGATTACAGGATCAAAAAGATACTCGCTACCGGCCAGTGGACTGAGGAACACGGAACAAATCACCTTGTTGAGCAGGTAACTGAAGCGGAATTGGAAAAGATCAGCGCGTTGCAAACGCCTAACCAGGTATTGGCGATTGTAGAACAAAAGGCGCTTGTTACTGAACCAGTGATAGAGGGCCGCCTGAGCCTGGTATTGGATGGAATACAGGATCCCGGCAATATGGGAACCATTATACGTATTGCAGACTGGTTCGGTATTGAACAAATCATTGCCAGTGAAGATACCGTTGAGCTGTATAACCCCAAAGTGATCCAGAGCACCATGGGCAGTTTCATGCGGATAAAACTATGGTACAAACCGCTGACACATTTTTTATCTACTCTACAAGTTCCTGTATATGGTGCTTTGTTAACAGGAAATAATTTGTATGAACAACCGTTGCTGAAGGAAGGCGTTCTGGTAATCGGCAATGAATCGAAGGGCATCCGTCCGGAGTTGCTTCCGTTCATCAATCATCCGGTAACCATTCCCAGGATAGGAGGAGCAGAATCCTTGAATGCAGCGGTTGCTACCGGCATCCTGCTTTCCCACCTGATCAAATGA
- the truB gene encoding tRNA pseudouridine(55) synthase TruB, whose protein sequence is MRQKEIHPSMQPYLDGKVLLFDKPLEWTSFDVVKKVRILTRISKVGHAGTLDPLATGLLIVCTGKFTKKINEYMGMEKEYTGTFTLGAVTPTYDLESEPENSKDITHLTPEMIHAATRQFTGPIMQVPPAHSAIKKDGKPVYLAARKGEDVQLEPRPVTIHAFEIEKIELPKVYFRVVCSTGTYIRSLANDFGAALGVGGYMSSLCRTRIGVFELSEAMSLTDFEASIKKTLASEG, encoded by the coding sequence ATGCGACAGAAAGAAATTCATCCTTCCATGCAACCTTACCTCGATGGTAAGGTTTTGCTGTTTGATAAGCCTTTGGAATGGACTTCCTTTGATGTGGTGAAGAAAGTACGTATCCTCACGCGTATCAGCAAAGTAGGCCACGCCGGCACACTGGATCCGCTCGCTACGGGATTGCTCATTGTATGTACGGGTAAGTTTACCAAAAAGATCAATGAGTATATGGGAATGGAAAAAGAGTACACGGGCACATTCACGCTCGGAGCTGTTACTCCCACTTATGATTTAGAAAGCGAGCCGGAGAACAGTAAAGATATCACTCATCTTACACCGGAAATGATCCATGCGGCAACAAGGCAATTTACCGGTCCCATCATGCAAGTACCTCCTGCGCATTCTGCCATCAAAAAAGACGGGAAGCCTGTGTACCTGGCTGCAAGAAAAGGAGAAGACGTGCAATTGGAGCCCAGGCCGGTGACCATTCACGCTTTTGAGATTGAAAAAATAGAATTACCCAAAGTGTATTTCAGGGTGGTATGTTCTACTGGAACCTATATCCGCAGCCTCGCTAATGACTTCGGTGCAGCATTGGGTGTGGGTGGATACATGAGCAGTTTATGCAGAACCCGCATTGGCGTTTTTGAACTCAGCGAAGCCATGTCGCTGACCGACTTTGAAGCATCCATCAAAAAAACGCTGGCATCAGAAGGGTAG
- the proS gene encoding proline--tRNA ligase — translation MSKEITSREQDYSQWYNDLVLKGGLADYSAVRGCMVIKPYGFALWENMRDVLDRMFKDTGHQNAYFPLFVPKSLFEAEEKNAEGFAKECAVVTHYRLKNDPSQPGKLMVDPEARLEEELVVRPTSEAIIWNTYKGWIQSYRDLPILVNQWANVVRWEMRTRLFLRTAEFLWQEGHTAHASKEEAIEETRKMLDVYADFVENWMAVPVIKGVKSPNERFAGAEDTYCIEALMQDGKALQAGTSHFLGQNFAKAFDVKFSDKENKLDYVWATSWGVSTRLIGALVMAHSDDDGLILPPKIAPVQVVIVPIYKGDEQKALIDVKAHELVKKLKGLGISVKYDNSDNSRPGWKFAEYEMKGVPVRMAIGARDMQNNVVEVARRDTKEKQTVSMDGIEFYVQTLLEEIQLHIYNKAKTYRDEHITKADDWNTFVNLLDTKGGFISAHWDGTAETEEQIKEQTKATIRCIPLDAKEEAGKCILTGKPSSVRVLFARAY, via the coding sequence ATGAGTAAGGAAATCACATCCCGGGAACAGGATTATTCGCAATGGTATAACGATCTGGTGTTGAAAGGTGGTCTTGCCGATTACAGTGCAGTACGTGGTTGTATGGTGATTAAGCCCTACGGTTTTGCTTTGTGGGAGAACATGCGGGATGTGCTGGACAGGATGTTCAAAGATACCGGGCATCAGAACGCCTATTTCCCACTCTTTGTTCCTAAAAGTCTTTTTGAAGCGGAAGAAAAAAATGCAGAAGGTTTTGCAAAAGAATGTGCAGTGGTAACCCATTACCGCCTCAAAAACGATCCGTCCCAGCCGGGCAAACTCATGGTAGATCCTGAAGCGAGGCTGGAGGAAGAGTTGGTGGTAAGACCTACCAGTGAAGCGATCATCTGGAATACTTATAAAGGATGGATACAATCGTATCGTGATCTTCCCATACTTGTTAACCAATGGGCCAACGTGGTTCGCTGGGAAATGCGCACCCGTTTATTCTTGCGCACAGCCGAGTTCCTATGGCAGGAAGGACATACCGCGCACGCCAGTAAGGAAGAAGCGATTGAAGAAACCCGGAAGATGCTGGATGTATATGCCGATTTCGTAGAGAATTGGATGGCGGTACCGGTGATCAAAGGCGTAAAAAGTCCGAATGAACGTTTTGCCGGTGCAGAAGATACTTATTGTATAGAAGCGCTGATGCAGGATGGGAAAGCATTACAGGCCGGTACTTCACATTTCCTGGGGCAGAATTTTGCGAAAGCGTTTGATGTGAAGTTCAGCGATAAAGAAAACAAACTCGATTATGTATGGGCTACCAGCTGGGGGGTGAGCACCCGCCTCATCGGTGCCCTGGTAATGGCGCATAGTGATGATGATGGCCTGATACTTCCTCCGAAGATTGCACCGGTTCAGGTAGTGATCGTACCTATTTATAAAGGCGATGAGCAAAAAGCATTGATCGATGTGAAAGCGCACGAGCTCGTGAAGAAATTAAAAGGACTGGGCATTTCTGTGAAATACGATAACTCTGATAATTCACGCCCCGGTTGGAAATTTGCCGAATACGAAATGAAGGGCGTTCCTGTTCGCATGGCCATCGGCGCGCGCGATATGCAAAACAATGTAGTGGAGGTAGCACGCAGGGACACTAAAGAAAAACAAACGGTGAGTATGGATGGCATTGAATTCTATGTGCAAACCCTGCTCGAAGAAATACAACTGCATATTTACAACAAAGCCAAAACCTATCGCGATGAACACATCACGAAGGCCGACGATTGGAATACATTTGTAAACCTGCTGGATACCAAAGGCGGTTTTATCTCAGCACATTGGGATGGTACTGCTGAAACGGAAGAACAGATCAAAGAACAAACCAAAGCAACCATTCGTTGTATTCCACTGGATGCAAAAGAAGAAGCAGGAAAATGCATCCTCACTGGCAAGCCTTCTTCCGTAAGGGTATTGTTTGCAAGGGCTTATTGA
- a CDS encoding redoxin domain-containing protein, translating into MKKYFTLLLAMFLSGASLVCAQSGKLPPFKIVKSDAKLYRATELPMGKPILLIYFSPDCDHCKVMMDAFFKRVHDFDKASVVMITYFPLAAVNQFVQEHKVYKYPNIVTGTEGNSFFLRNYYKMTGVPFAALYDKNGNLISSYMQNVPLAELASQLHKL; encoded by the coding sequence ATGAAAAAATACTTTACCCTGCTTCTGGCAATGTTTTTATCCGGCGCCAGCCTTGTTTGTGCACAAAGCGGCAAATTGCCCCCTTTCAAAATTGTTAAGAGTGACGCCAAACTATACAGGGCTACGGAATTGCCTATGGGCAAACCCATCCTGCTCATTTACTTCTCTCCCGATTGTGATCATTGCAAAGTGATGATGGATGCTTTTTTCAAGCGTGTTCATGATTTTGATAAGGCGTCTGTTGTGATGATCACTTATTTTCCTTTAGCGGCTGTTAACCAGTTCGTGCAGGAACATAAAGTATATAAATACCCCAATATCGTTACCGGCACCGAAGGCAATTCTTTTTTCCTTCGTAATTATTATAAAATGACCGGTGTTCCTTTTGCAGCTTTATATGATAAGAATGGTAACCTGATCAGTTCTTATATGCAAAATGTTCCGCTAGCCGAACTGGCCAGCCAATTGCACAAACTGTAG
- the miaA gene encoding tRNA (adenosine(37)-N6)-dimethylallyltransferase MiaA — protein MQPVAAKHVIIIVGPTAVGKTAVAVDLARRLHTNIISADSRQCYRELNIGVARPSPEELAAVKHYFIASHSVKETVNAASFEQYALQAADEIFQQQQYAVMVGGTGLYIKTFCEGLDEMPVVSPLVRKQIIEAYKEKGLDWLQQELRTKDPAFWEIAEQQNPQRLMRALEIMEATGQSITVFRQRNQVERPFTVSKIGLELPRERLYERINARVDQMMEAGLLEEVRSVASYQHLNALQTVGYKELFQHLAGQYSLDEAVRLIKQNTRHYAKRQMTWFKKDSSIQWIDARNAGQRLSEFYPES, from the coding sequence ATGCAGCCAGTTGCAGCAAAACATGTCATCATCATTGTTGGTCCTACTGCAGTAGGGAAAACAGCCGTTGCTGTTGACCTCGCCCGGCGCTTGCATACAAACATCATTTCTGCCGACTCCAGGCAATGTTACCGGGAACTGAATATTGGCGTAGCCAGACCTTCACCCGAAGAATTGGCAGCCGTGAAACATTATTTTATTGCTTCTCATTCGGTGAAAGAAACCGTAAACGCAGCAAGCTTTGAGCAATATGCATTACAGGCGGCCGATGAAATTTTCCAACAGCAGCAGTATGCGGTGATGGTAGGCGGCACCGGTTTGTACATCAAAACTTTTTGTGAAGGATTGGATGAAATGCCTGTAGTGTCGCCGTTGGTGCGCAAACAGATCATAGAGGCTTACAAAGAAAAGGGGTTGGACTGGCTACAACAGGAATTGCGCACCAAAGACCCCGCTTTCTGGGAGATAGCTGAACAACAGAACCCGCAACGTCTCATGCGTGCATTGGAAATTATGGAAGCTACGGGGCAATCTATTACTGTCTTTCGTCAACGCAACCAGGTAGAGCGTCCGTTTACTGTATCAAAGATCGGATTGGAACTTCCCCGTGAACGCTTATATGAACGCATCAATGCGAGGGTAGACCAGATGATGGAAGCGGGTTTGCTGGAAGAGGTCCGTTCAGTTGCTTCATATCAACACCTTAACGCGTTGCAAACGGTGGGTTATAAAGAATTATTCCAGCATCTGGCTGGACAATATTCGCTAGACGAAGCGGTTCGCCTGATCAAACAAAATACCCGTCATTATGCCAAGCGGCAGATGACCTGGTTTAAAAAAGACAGTTCCATTCAATGGATCGACGCACGAAATGCCGGTCAGCGGCTATCAGAGTTTTATCCCGAAAGTTAG